In Peromyscus leucopus breed LL Stock chromosome 16_21, UCI_PerLeu_2.1, whole genome shotgun sequence, a single genomic region encodes these proteins:
- the Treml2 gene encoding trem-like transcript 2 protein, with protein MEPWPLMLLLLLCLQGCVSGPSIENVYRKVQRREGESLSVQCSYKNRRNRVEGKAWCKVKRKKCELNFIRGWVKGPSYSIRDDAKAKVVHITMEALRVQDSGRYWCMRNTAGNLYPLVGFQLEVYPALTTERNAPPTHLTNTFESGFITMGQVPISGPHNPVTSDMTVFTPGLLTLASGTTAPTPVTSYSSTDTRGSTDTRGPLPEPGKSTKSQPVTMSPSNARPFSADPVTTFTVSGRLSSGLSTTGMWHQLPPNRSQETYLTAVVVVPTLLLVSVVLVMGYGFWKKRHMGSYNLGSNSAKPWKHLPEGPETLWKPAWSKITQ; from the exons ATGGAGCCATGGCCtctcatgctgctgctgctgctgtgtctgcAGGGTTGTGTCTCAG GTCCCTCCATTGAGAACGTGTACCGGAAAGTGCAGCGGCGTGAAGGGGAGTCTCTGTCCGTGCAGTGCTCCTACAAGAACCGCCGGAACCGCGTGGAGGGCAAGGCTTGGTGCAAAGTGAAGAGGAAGAAGTGTGAGCTGAACTTCATCCGGGGCTGGGTGAAGGGGCCCAGCTACTCCATAAGGGATGACGCCAAGGCCAAGGTGGTCCACATCACCATGGAGGCCCTCAGGGTCCAGGACTCCGGACGATACTGGTGCATGCGTAACACAGCTGGGAATCTCTACCCCTTGGTGGGTTTCCAGCTGGAAGTGTATCCAG CCCTCACAACTGAGAGAAACGCTCCTCCCACGCATCTAACCAACACCTTCGAGAGTGGATTTATCACAATGGGCCAGGTCCCCATTTCAGGCCCACACAACCCTGTCACATCTGACATGACTGTGTTCACACCTGGACTCCTCACCTTGGCCTCAGGGACCACTGCACCAACCCCTGTGACAAGCTACAGTTCCACCGATACCCGTGGCTCCACCGATACCCGTGGCCCCCTCCCAGAGCCCGGGAAGAGCACGAAGTCCCAGCCAGTGACCATGTCTCCTAGCAATGCGAGACCCTTCTCTGCTGACCCCGTGACCACCTTCACCGTGTCCGGACGCCTGAGCAGCGGCTTGTCCACCACGGGGATGTGGCACCAGTTACCCCCCAACAG GTCCCAGGAGACTTACCTCactgcggtggtggtggtgccgaCATTGCTTCTTGTGTCTGTGGTGTTGGTAATGGGCTATGGGTTTTGGAAGAAGAGGCACATGGGAA GCTACAACTTGGGCAGCAACTCGGCCAAACCCTGGAAACACCTTCCCGAAGGACCAGAGACGCTGTGGAAGCCTGCTTGGTCTAAGATAACTCAGTGA